A segment of the Arachis hypogaea cultivar Tifrunner chromosome 5, arahy.Tifrunner.gnm2.J5K5, whole genome shotgun sequence genome:
GTTGTATTCGCATAGGAAGGTTGATCAAAGAACTTACAATTCTCCCTCTTGTGATAAAGTTGCTGCTTTGATTGTTGGAGATTTTGATTCGTCGGATCATGGTCGCGACATTATTGTTCAATCTACTGCTGGTCAGTTGCAGTGTATCTATGAAACTCATGCTCTGTATTGGCCCTTACAGTATCCGTTGTTGTTTCCATATGGCGAGGATGGTTACCGGTTGAATATTCCTTATCGTGGTCAAGTTGGTGGATATGTTCCTGGAAGGAGAACAAGGGTTCCTCTCAGGGAATTCATATGTTTTCATCTGCAGATTAGGGAGCAAGAAGATGGAATTATTCACAAGTGTAGGCGATTATTTCAACAATTTATTGTTGAATGTTTCACTATGATTGAGTCCCAGAGGTTGTATGAGATTAGAATGAAACAGAGTACAATTAGAGGAGAAGTGCTTCAAGGAATAGAGGAGGCTATGCGTTGTGGTGATGATGAAGCTTCTTCAATTGGGACACGAGTTATCTTGCCTTCTTCCTTCACTGGTGGTAGACGTTATATGTTTAACCGTTCTCAGGATGCGATGGCAATTTGTAAACATTTTGGCTATCTAGATTTATTCCTCACTATTACGTGTAATCTAAATTGGCCTAAATTTCAGCGATTCACAGAGCGAGAGCAAATTCCCATTGTTGATCGTGCTGATATCTCTTGCCGTGTCTTTCATGCTAAGTTGAAATGCCTGCTTAGCGATCTCAAGGAAGGTGTATTTTTTGGTCCACTTAGTGCAGGTATGTTTTCTCGCTTGGCATTTCAATTTCTGTCTGTTGTGCTCGGACATGTAGTTGTCTGGCTTCTTAatgatgtttttttatttttaggtatGTATACTATTGAGTTCCAAAAAAGAGGTTTACCACATGCACACATGTTACTTTGGCTTAACGGGGAAAGCAACTTACAAAGTGTTGAAATTGTTGATGAATTCATCTGTGCCGAGCTACCTAATCCCCTCAAATTTCCAGCTCTTTATAATGTCGTCACTTAGTACATGATCCATGGTCCCTGCGGTCGACTTAGACCGAGTTCTCCTTGCATGAAAGATGGTAAGTGCTCAAAATTTTATCCGAAAAAATTCGTTAACCGAACGAGCTTTGATGAAGATGGCTATCCGATATATAGACGTCGTAATATGGGTAGGACAGTGAAGATCAACGATGTGAATATTGACAACAGATTTGTCGTGCCTTATAATCCACtactattaataaaatatcaagcTCACATCAATCTTGAGTTCTGTAACAAGTCAAACATCATTAAGTATCTTTTTAAGTATATCAATAAGGGTCCAGATCGGGTGACTGCAACTGTTGGAGAAACATATCATGTTGGTGAATCTTCTCAGGTGGTTGATGAGATCAAGCAGTATTATGATTGTCGTTATTTAAAACCGTCTGAATCCATGTGGAGAATTTTTGTTTATGATATTCATCATAGATGCCCGTCAGTACAGAGGTTGACTTTTCACTTACCGAACCAGCAACATGTCATATTCGATGATGCTGATATCACTACTCATGTTTATTTGCGCAACAAAGATTTGCTGACGATGTTGACGGGTTGGATGATAGCGAACAGGTGGTTCCCGGATGGTCAGTCTTTAACATATGTTGAATATCCGGGCAAATTTGTGTATTGTTCGAACAGTAGGGAGTGGAAGCCGAGACAGAGGGGATTCTTAATTGGAAGATTGAGTTTCGCTCATCCCTCATTTGGTGAACTTTTCTATATGCGGATGCTTTTGAATGTGCAGAGAAGTTGTACCAGTTTTTGAAGTATAAGAACTGTGAATGGTGTTACTTATGATACATTTCAAGAGGCATGTTCCGCCATGGGATTCTTGATAGATGATAAGGAGTATGTTTCTGCTATTAAGGAAGTCACAGAGGTAGCGTCCGCTGCACAGCTAAGGATGCTTTTTGTGATGTTGTTGCTATCTGGTTCCATGGGAAGGCCTCTGTCAGTTTGGGAACAAACTTGGGCTTATTTGTCAGATGATATTCTTTATCACAGGAGACATGAGCTGCAATATCCCGGTAAGAATATTGTTCATGATGAATTTATTATATGATAAGCAAGCACACACGTACACAGACAGTGCAGAAATGATATTATGGtgctaatatttattaattatcattaaaCGTAGATCTAACGATGAGTCAGGACGAGTTGCAAACATTTTATTTGTTGGAGATTGAGAAACTATTACAGAGTAATGGAAAATCATTGAGAAATAATGGTGGCATGCCGGTTCCAAATACCTCTTTAGTCTCTCAATTTAGCAACTTGATGCTGTTGCGTGAGTTGCAGTATGATACTGTTTCTTTAACTCGTGAGCACGATGCAAATCTCTTAAAGTTAAATGAAGAACAGAGGGTGGTCTACGATAAAATTATTGAGTGCGTTTCGAATAAGAGGCACGGATTCTTTTTTGTGTACGGGTTTGGTGGCACTGGAAAAACCTTTTTATACAGAGTTTTGTCGGCTAGATTGCAATCTGAGAAAAATATTGTTATAAACGTTACTTCTAATGGTATGTCTAAAATCGTTTCAACCATTTTGTGTGCACTAGATGCTCCATTTTTTATGGACGATTAGATTCTATTAAATGAATATTAAAGATGTTATGAAAGAAGAGTATTCATACATTTTATAAATGTAgagtatatttgtatatatatacataaataaattttaatacataGTATTTTAAAAATGGCAAGTATAATCCTttactttaaaataaatataaaacatatcaATACATATCAAAATATTTctcatttattaaaattaattattatattatactatTGTTAATAAGgtaaaaatttattaagaaataATTTCATAATTACCTATTAGGAAAAAATATCATCAATCATAATTACATTAACATGATTATCTAGATTTTATATATCAATTTTTCCTGGTGCAttctgtcttctatttttttattattattttagttttaatatttagGTCCAATTCTAATTTGATGTctgatattttaaatattttattttagtgcaGAATAATCTTGCACTTGTTTAATATTATTTCActcttaaatttgatacaaattcttTGTATCAAGAAATATTTTGTATTAGACTATTGAGATTTAAAGTACTTAATTATGCACTAAAATGTTATGCATTTATTAGAGTCTCTCaatattcttcttttatattaacctttgatttttatataatataatcaaaTGGTCTATATAAATATGGGTTATTCTATAAGCAGATAATTGTTGTTCTCATTTAAAAGATACCCTCATATTTAGTGGATAAATTTGAtgattcatatttttatattttattttgattcttttttttagtttaaaaagtgATTTTTTAAATACAGTTATTTTGTTTGATATGAAAAAGTTATTTCACTATCTGGTTttgaaaatattcaattttattaaaaaacttagttatttactttttttaatttgatattgttttttccaaaaaaaaaaagataaagaaagttTGTAATATGATTTTGTTTTTATCTGATTTCAAAAAGTTACTTTATTATGTGGTTTTGAAATTATTAAAGTTTATTAAAAaacttgattatttacttttttaaatcTGATATTGTTTTTTCCAAATAAATTGAAAGAAACTATATTGTtaatatatcaataaaaataaaatatcatgattttattaataaaaaataattatttatctttttatacaAAGAATAGTCAGATGATATCAgtgcaaatttgattttaatttgtcataaaaaaatttgattttaatctaAATTATACTCTATccatacaattttattttatttttgttatttctaacatatatatttaagtaataaatatattattagtagTAAGTTTCTTATAATGTCATATATCAATTTTTCTTTGCACCTCTTTACATAATTTGGTTAATTTATCCAGatctcaattaattttttttttcttttgttagttaaAACGTATCTCTTTTAATAGATGAACCagatttttatttcttaaaaaaatcatatcaatttgttttttataatacattaaatttgcataaaattcaaaaattaaatatctaaaatgattgatattttttttactatcagtctaaaaatacttggttggagaatttagtttttattaatataatccTTTCAATTTAACCATAAACGTAATTAAACTAAGATAATGTGAGTTTTAGTAATTTTGTGTTACCAAATTCATCACTTTGAGTTAGGATCCTTAAAAGACCTTTCGACCTCATCCCATTTTCTTCATCCCTAACCTCACTCCATCCGTCACACCATCTCTGTTCCCCCTCCTTCGGCTGAGGTTTTTGCTTCTCTCCTAGGTTTTAGACACGTGCAGAGAAGGTATGGGTATCTCTGCGATTCCATTGGATCCCACCATGAGGGTGTTGTTCTCTTCGTTGCGTCTATTCCTTCTCCGCAAGGTTCCTCTGTCTCTCTCTATCAATCATACCTCATTCTCCATCTTGATTTCTCTGTTTTGATAGCAGATGTTGCCACCGCGGTTCAAGAGGTATATGTGGCCTATGGTTCCATTCTTCTCCTTTTCAATCTCTTTCTGGATTCGTTCTCcagtttcaaattttttttggttaattgTTACTATTTTTTGGATCCATCGTTTAATTTTGAGTTGTTTGATTTCTAATTTAATCATGGTGATTGTTACTTgtttttttaaatcaatgcttctcTCCTAGGTCTTGGTGTTTCTGTGAAATAATTTTCTTCTTGGGGTGTTTGctcattataatttatataattttctttttgctATTGGACTGAAGTTAACTGTAGTGTTAGGTATACTTGACTGATGAAATTCTATTTTTGCTTAATTGTGAATTGTCAAATCAACTATATGTGGTAGGTATTTGGTAATTTGTAACAGGCCTCTTCCcatattgtttttgctcttttcCCATGAGTATTTGGTTACTTGTGATATCTTCCTAAATGATGGGTGTAGATATATCAATCTATATATGCCTATTAGTCTAACTCTGTCTCATATGTGAAGCTTTCATTGTAAGCTTTAGTGTTTGTTAACTTTGGGAGTTTATAACTCCAACTCATCTGTTTATCTTCTCATCttagttttgaatttttctttgtatattttctccttttggtgTTCTTATCCTATATATGTTGGGAATGAATAACCgtgttgatttggtggagaaaatcactccctggagaGAATCATGAAAAGTGCATGTTAAAGTTGTGaagttgtgatgccagggcattttggtcagtttcactgaccttttctttactatttttaaggtagtttcatgcattttcttaggaaataagcgagttttgggtagatattcacttacatcttgattcaagcatacattgtgcactttacatgatttcatgagaattttgcatgaattatatgataaattggatgatgcatgatcccatgattaagagcaagactttgatgcactttgtttgattgatttcaggccaaaagaagaagagaagagccacgttagtggccacgttagttacactaacgtgggcactaatgtGGAAGGAAGgaagtggcattaactttgaagaaagaaaatggagccaacgttagtgacacttaacattatcactaacgttggaccaagctcataagtggccacgttagttgccacgttaacttagttaacgtggcctctaacgttaagaagaaaaggggacgccaacgttagtgacattcaactttatcactaacattggctaagtcacaagaagccacattaactcccacattaacctagttaacgtggaagctaacatgaagaaacaaggttgtcgacaacgttagtgacaccaaacattgtcactaacgttggaagcaacccaCAATccccaatgagccacgttaacttccacgttaacttagttaacgtggaagctaacgtggatgaaagaaggtgatggccaacgttagtgacactcaacattgtcactaacgttggaaggagccacacaagccacaatgagccacgttaactcccatgttaacttagttaacgtgggcaaaagtcccacctggcagcctgaccatgccttcttcaaacacgcataacttgagccacaaagctccaaatgaagtgattccagtggcattggaaagtaggattccagagattTCCAAGAATagatggcactacatggttgacactaaatttgagggagaaaacctgc
Coding sequences within it:
- the LOC140173201 gene encoding uncharacterized protein, whose protein sequence is MDDIDQSEIYDPLINLFSQVGSVIDHPLFLQSEIQGCLDVGDPNYECSIYGACFWLSERVERDSTVNRPIFTFIITGQNYHRIGSFLPYLGQKPKFAQLYIYDTQHEIMHRQGIFRQTSEIDRELITELLQMIDTHNVIAQSFRRVREFYQCHPSEIFSLKLYSHRKVDQRTYNSPSCDKVAALIVGDFDSSDHGRDIIVQSTAGQLQCIYETHALYWPLQYPLLFPYGEDGYRLNIPYRGQVGGYVPGRRTRVPLREFICFHLQIREQEDGIIHKCRRLFQQFIVECFTMIESQRLYEIRMKQSTIRGEVLQGIEEAMRCGDDEASSIGTRVILPSSFTGGRRYMFNRSQDAMAICKHFGYLDLFLTITCNLNWPKFQRFTEREQIPIVDRADISCRVFHAKLKCLLSDLKEGVFFGPLSAGMYTIEFQKRGLPHAHMLLWLNGESNLQSVEIVDEFICAELPNPLKFPALYNVVT